One Vespa crabro chromosome 1, iyVesCrab1.2, whole genome shotgun sequence genomic region harbors:
- the LOC124430215 gene encoding aprataxin and PNK-like factor isoform X2, which translates to MTMSETVEKDNHLLKRKCTDDIPFEPMDKKICFDTSPKSITSHGDGSSETQDNKDFKPITVETPILNKGSSIILSTFSKHMDTSSSENNQTILSSISMEENPDLPKESTLDKENSNIQKEESKKVEANVKQDHVMHSSDRDESHTLAQQDMHSSPTLEQNKASVSGAEQVETKRNKCVYKDKCYRRNPHHKVQFSHPGDPDFEEVDERPECPYGINCYRKNLQHKAQFKHSTMRKRRAPTPVRSPRCDNESVVEASSEDESVDESEYEPSDFSSDDTNTDIENVESDVDNVESDWNESNSDIEDSKS; encoded by the exons ATGACAATGTCTGAAACAGTGGAAAAAGATAATCatctattaaaaagaaag TGTACAGATGACATACCATTCGAACCAATGGATAAAAAGATATGTTTCGATACATCTCCAAAGTCTATAACTTCGCATGGCGATGGTTCTAGCGAAActcaagataataaagattttaaacCTATAACAGTAGAGACGCCTATCTTAAACAAAGGGAGCAGTATTATTCTGTCTACTTTTTCCAAACATATGGATactag TTCATCCGAGAATAATCAAACTATTCTCAGTTCAATATCGATGGAAGAGAATCCAGATTTACCTAAAGAATCTACacttgataaagaaaattcaaatattcagAAAGAGGAATCGAAGAAAGTTGAAGCAAATGTTAAACAGGACCATGTTATGCATTCTAGTGATCGCGATGAATCACATACTTTAGCACAACAGGATATGCATTCTTCGCCAACACTCGAACAAAATAAAGCAAGTGTATCGGGTGCTGAGCAagtagaaacgaaaagaaataaatgtgtTTACAAGGATAAATGTTACAG aaGGAATCCACATCACAAAGTTCAGTTCAGTCATCCAGGTGATCCAGATTTCGAAGAAGTCGATGAACGCCCTGAATGTCCTTATGGTATAAATTGCTATCGCAAAAATCTACAACACAAAGCTCAATTTAAGCATTCCACTATGCGAAAACGTCGAGCGCCAACCCCTGTACGATCACCAAGATGTGACAATGAATCTGTAGTGGAAGCGTCGTCAGAAGATGAATCTGTTGATGAATCTGAATACGAACCATCCGATTTCAGTTCGGATGATACCAACACTGACATAGAAAATGTAGAAAGTGATGTGGATAATGTAGAAAGTGACTGGAATGAAAGTAACAGTGATATCGAAGATTCTAAATCTTGA
- the LOC124430215 gene encoding aprataxin and PNK-like factor isoform X1: MTLTPYQVSPCYIKSTGSSRWHLLKLGTAVPIKPGDICSLLSDKCWFKIMTMSETVEKDNHLLKRKCTDDIPFEPMDKKICFDTSPKSITSHGDGSSETQDNKDFKPITVETPILNKGSSIILSTFSKHMDTSSSENNQTILSSISMEENPDLPKESTLDKENSNIQKEESKKVEANVKQDHVMHSSDRDESHTLAQQDMHSSPTLEQNKASVSGAEQVETKRNKCVYKDKCYRRNPHHKVQFSHPGDPDFEEVDERPECPYGINCYRKNLQHKAQFKHSTMRKRRAPTPVRSPRCDNESVVEASSEDESVDESEYEPSDFSSDDTNTDIENVESDVDNVESDWNESNSDIEDSKS; this comes from the exons ATGACCCTGACACCG tatcaGGTCTCGCcttgttatataaaatctacTGGATCATCTCGATGGCATCTTCTTAAATTAGGTACAGCTGTACCTATTAAACCAGGAGATATATGTTCCTTGTTATCAGATAAATGTTGGTTTAAAATTATGACAATGTCTGAAACAGTGGAAAAAGATAATCatctattaaaaagaaag TGTACAGATGACATACCATTCGAACCAATGGATAAAAAGATATGTTTCGATACATCTCCAAAGTCTATAACTTCGCATGGCGATGGTTCTAGCGAAActcaagataataaagattttaaacCTATAACAGTAGAGACGCCTATCTTAAACAAAGGGAGCAGTATTATTCTGTCTACTTTTTCCAAACATATGGATactag TTCATCCGAGAATAATCAAACTATTCTCAGTTCAATATCGATGGAAGAGAATCCAGATTTACCTAAAGAATCTACacttgataaagaaaattcaaatattcagAAAGAGGAATCGAAGAAAGTTGAAGCAAATGTTAAACAGGACCATGTTATGCATTCTAGTGATCGCGATGAATCACATACTTTAGCACAACAGGATATGCATTCTTCGCCAACACTCGAACAAAATAAAGCAAGTGTATCGGGTGCTGAGCAagtagaaacgaaaagaaataaatgtgtTTACAAGGATAAATGTTACAG aaGGAATCCACATCACAAAGTTCAGTTCAGTCATCCAGGTGATCCAGATTTCGAAGAAGTCGATGAACGCCCTGAATGTCCTTATGGTATAAATTGCTATCGCAAAAATCTACAACACAAAGCTCAATTTAAGCATTCCACTATGCGAAAACGTCGAGCGCCAACCCCTGTACGATCACCAAGATGTGACAATGAATCTGTAGTGGAAGCGTCGTCAGAAGATGAATCTGTTGATGAATCTGAATACGAACCATCCGATTTCAGTTCGGATGATACCAACACTGACATAGAAAATGTAGAAAGTGATGTGGATAATGTAGAAAGTGACTGGAATGAAAGTAACAGTGATATCGAAGATTCTAAATCTTGA
- the LOC124422940 gene encoding uncharacterized protein LOC124422940 isoform X2 translates to MQTDEEVGKVAQAVPIIISRTLELFVHSLLTKTMQITSAKNAKTLSPSHMKQCILSESRFDFLKDLVKGLPDVSGPDEEVPTPPLTPAPINVNISNPTTCPSTAYYLDQGSQSLISNDTNAENKIWRNDGRIVNSNVNVSSEISKVTATPQAPEFQISVPASFQINQPNFYTEVNPINSSNNSDTSSTNHPTSNFTHTANIDEDYDT, encoded by the exons atgcaGACCGATGAAGAAGTAGGAAAAGTTGCTCAAGCAGTACCAATTATAATct ctagaaCATTGGAACTATTTGTACATTCGCTACTTACAAAAACTATGCAAATTACAAGTGCCAAGAATGCTAAGACCCTAAGTCCATCCCATAT GAAACAATGTATTCTATCGGAAAGTCGTTTTGATTTTCTTAAAGATTTGGTAAAAGGTTTACCAGACGTATCAGGACCTGATGAAGAAGTACCTACACCACCTTTAACTCCTGCCCCAATAAATGTAAACATTTCTAATCCAACTACATGTCCGTCTACAGCATATTATTTGGATCAAGG ctctCAAAGTTTGATATCAAACGATACAAACgcagaaaataaaatctgGAGAAATGATGGAAGAATAGTAAATTCAAATGTCAATGTATCAAGCGAAATATCTAAAGTCACCGCTACACCTCAAGCTCCAGAGTTTCAAATTTCTGTACCTGCATCATTTCAGATTAATCAACCTAATTTTTATACAGAGGTCAATCCTATAAATTCAAGTAACAATTCTGATACGAGTTCAACAAATCATCCAACATCTAATTTTACTCATACTGCTAATATCGATGAAGATTATGATACATAG
- the LOC124427329 gene encoding mitochondrial import inner membrane translocase subunit Tim29 has protein sequence MNFRSSIQLGEKVKLIFNPFHLKINKVINTIKNYGMSERFNGTILERWGNYWKNLYIDYKEVTIDTVKDCKSHPIRTSIYSTVLGSTYYLYKHNPDEDSFREHLLENAIKLMQVGETIRNEISVKHVEILEKYYNEGIVRRFSIGILSIIWLDNYDKECSLYKAVCPYLKPRYINFYERIIDIGFLDRWWILDRKMIDYDINIKEFDVIC, from the exons atgaattttcgGAGCTCTATTCAGTTAGGTGAAaaagttaaattaatttttaatccattccatttaaaaattaacaaagtaattaatacaataaagAATTATGGAATGTCCGAAAGATTTAATGGAACAATATTAGAACGTTGGG GAAATTattggaaaaatttatatatagattataaagaAGTTACTATTGATACTGTAAAAGATTGTAAATCACATCCTATACGCACATCAATATATAGCACAG TTTTAGGATCCACgtactatttatataaacataatccTGATGAAGATTCATTTCGTGaacatttattagaaaatgcTATTAAATTAATGCAAGTAGGTGAAACTATTCGTAATGAAATATCGGTAAAACACgtagaaatattagaaaaatattataatgaaggTATTGTACGAAGATTTAGTATAggtatattatctataatctGGTTAGATAATTATGACAAAGAATGTTCTCTTTATAAAGCTGTCTGTCCTTATTTAAAACCACgttacataaatttttatgaaagaatAATAGACATAGGATTTTTAGATAGATGGTGGATATTGGatagaaaaatgatcgattatgatataaatatcaaagaatTTGATGTTATATGTTAA
- the LOC124427326 gene encoding 1,4-alpha-glucan-branching enzyme, producing the protein MGGKWSSMDPLQVEVPELKNLLERDPYLKPYEKDIRRRYALFKDYIEKIEAGDGNLNNFSTAYNIYGIHVNKDNSVTAREWAPGAQELFLTGDFNGWDKTKTPYKKLEYGKWELHLPPNPDGSSPLQHLSEVKIIVKDHNNELLERLSPWATYVNQPLDKNEGTTFKQRIWHPSPEKVYKFKHPKPKKPESLRIYECHVGIATQELRVGTYLEFAKKIIPRIVKQGYNAIQLMAIMEHAYYASFGYQVTSFYAVSSRYGTPEELKELVDEAHAHGLYVLLDMVHSHASKNTLDGLNMFDGTDSCFFHTGSRGQHPLWDSRLFNYAEYEVLRFLLSNLRWYISEYGFDGFRFDGVTSMLYHSRGFGQGFSGHYDEYYSLNVDVEGVVYLMLANHMLHDLYSEIATIAEDVSGMPGICRPVAEGGVGFDYRLGMAIPDKWIKLLKETKDEDWNVGDICWTLSNRRWMEKTVAYCESHDQALVGDKTIAFWLMDKEMYTHMSSLSPPSNIINRGIALHNMIMLITHSLGGEAYLNFMGNEFGHPEWLDFPRVGNADSYHYARRQWNLVDDELLKYKFMNNWDRDVNNLEEKYGWLHANPGYVSWKHEDDKLIVFDRAGLTFVFNFHPTKSFADYTIGVRQQGAHKIVLCSDNTQYGGENRVDNNTKHFTNPEPYSGLPYRMMVYIPCRTAIVYAHES; encoded by the exons ATGGGAGGAAAATGGTCAAGTATGGATCCTCTGCAAGTAGAGGTTCCAGAATTAAAAAACTTATTAGAAAGAGATCCATATTTGAAACCTTATGAAAAGGATATACGCCGAAG atatgctttatttaaagattatatagaaaaaatagaagcaGGAGATGGtaatttaaataacttttcAACTGCATACAACATATACGGAATAcacgttaataaggataatagtgtAACAGCAAGAGAATGGGCACCTGGAGctcaagaattatttttaacaggaGATTTTA atgGTTGGGATAAAACTAAAACGCCATACAAGAAACTGGAGTATGGGAAATGGGAATTACATTTACCTCCAAATCCAGATGGAAGCTCTCCATTACAACATCTTTCTGAagttaaaattatcgttaaggatcataataatgaattattggAAAGACTTAGTCCCTGGGCCACATATGTAAATCAACcattagataaaaatgaagGCACAACATTTAAACAACGTATTTGGCATCCCAGTCCTGAAAAA GTTTACAAATTTAAACACCCGAAACCAAAGAAACCTGAAAGTCTTAGAATATATGAATGTCACGTTGGTATTGCTACCCAGGAATTACGAGTTGGTACATATCTTGAATTTGCTAAAAAGATAATTCCACGTATAGTAAAACAAGGCTATAATGCTATACAATTAATGGCTATTATGGAACATGCTTATTATGCCAGCTTTGGATATCAA gtAACTTCATTTTATGCCGTTTCATCTCGATATGGTACACCAGaggaattaaaagaattgGTAGATGAAGCTCATGCTCATGgtctttatgtattattagatATGGTGCATTCGCATGCTTCAAAAAATACTTTAGATGGGTTAAACATGTTTGATGGTACGGATAGTTGTTTCTTTCATACTGGTAGTCGTGGGCAACATCCACTTTGGGATAgtagattatttaattatgcaGAATATGAAGTACTACGCTTTTTACTTTCTAATTTACGTTGGTACATAAGCGAATATGGCTTTGATGGATTCag aTTCGATGGAGTTACATCAATGCTGTATCACTCAAGAGGTTTTGGGCAAGGTTTCAGTGGCCATTATGATGAATATTATAGCCTGAATGTTGATGTTGAGGGTGTGGTTTATTTGATGCTAGCTAATCATATGTTACATGATTTATATTCTGAAATTGCTACAATAGCTGAAGATGTTAGTGGGATGCCAGGTATATGCAG acCAGTCGCTGAAGGTGGTGTTGGATTTGATTATCGACTAGGAATGGCTATACCTGACAAAtggattaaattattaaaagaaaccAAAGATGAAGATTGGAATGTGGGTGACATATGTTGGACATTAAGTAACCGCAGATGGATGGAAAAAACAGTTGCATATTGTGAATCTCATGATCAAGCTCTTGTAGGTGATAAAACAATAGCATTTTGGCTCATGGATAAAgaaatgtatacacatatgagTTCACTGAGTCCAccaagtaatattattaatcgtggTATAGCTCTTCATAACATGATCATGCTTATCACGCATTCTTTGGGTGGAGAAGCTTATCTAAATTTCATGG GAAATGAATTTGGACATCCAGAATGGCTAGATTTTCCTCGAGTTGGCAATGCAGATAGTTATCATTATGCAAGAAGACAATGGAATTTGGTAGATGACGAATTATTGAAATACAAGTTTATGAATAATTGGGATCGTGATGTGAataatttagaagaaaaatatggatGGTTACATGCTAATCCT GGATATGTTAGTTGGAAGCACGAAGATGATAAATTGATAGTTTTTGATCGTGCTGGACTTACAtttgttttcaattttcacCCCACAAAGTCTTTTGCTGATTATACGATAGGAGTGAGACAGCAAGGAGCacataaaattgtattatgcAGTGACAATACACAATATGGAGGTGAAAATCGagttgataataatacaaaacatTTTACAAATCCTGAACCATACTCTGGCTTGCCATATAGAATGATGGTATATATTCCTTGTCGTACAGCTATAGTATATGCTCATG aatccTGA
- the LOC124422940 gene encoding uncharacterized protein LOC124422940 isoform X1 — protein sequence MPSKKKKYNARFPAGRIKKIMQTDEEVGKVAQAVPIIISRTLELFVHSLLTKTMQITSAKNAKTLSPSHMKQCILSESRFDFLKDLVKGLPDVSGPDEEVPTPPLTPAPINVNISNPTTCPSTAYYLDQGSQSLISNDTNAENKIWRNDGRIVNSNVNVSSEISKVTATPQAPEFQISVPASFQINQPNFYTEVNPINSSNNSDTSSTNHPTSNFTHTANIDEDYDT from the exons ATGccaagtaaaaagaaaaaatataatgcacGTTTTCCAGCG GGTcgtattaagaaaattatgcaGACCGATGAAGAAGTAGGAAAAGTTGCTCAAGCAGTACCAATTATAATct ctagaaCATTGGAACTATTTGTACATTCGCTACTTACAAAAACTATGCAAATTACAAGTGCCAAGAATGCTAAGACCCTAAGTCCATCCCATAT GAAACAATGTATTCTATCGGAAAGTCGTTTTGATTTTCTTAAAGATTTGGTAAAAGGTTTACCAGACGTATCAGGACCTGATGAAGAAGTACCTACACCACCTTTAACTCCTGCCCCAATAAATGTAAACATTTCTAATCCAACTACATGTCCGTCTACAGCATATTATTTGGATCAAGG ctctCAAAGTTTGATATCAAACGATACAAACgcagaaaataaaatctgGAGAAATGATGGAAGAATAGTAAATTCAAATGTCAATGTATCAAGCGAAATATCTAAAGTCACCGCTACACCTCAAGCTCCAGAGTTTCAAATTTCTGTACCTGCATCATTTCAGATTAATCAACCTAATTTTTATACAGAGGTCAATCCTATAAATTCAAGTAACAATTCTGATACGAGTTCAACAAATCATCCAACATCTAATTTTACTCATACTGCTAATATCGATGAAGATTATGATACATAG
- the LOC124423262 gene encoding translin-associated protein X — MMSQGKAGRRTRGHHCNKNKVNVGDKGREILESIDENNLVIQQFRIYSNELDTKHDKFEKLVKLSRDITIESKRIIFLLHTLDKESKRDSVLGEAKQRLDNMGKTLFKSIAYELDGQDIYQYLKAYRVGLEEYIEAVTFFQYLQSGSMQDWIELEKSLIYPDSNKSKSTLQNCELPTKMTRIVITPNEYIMGIADLTGELMRKCINNLATGDIASCYQICNFVRNMHKGFLGCTSIFNKDMSKKLYTLKQSLTKMENVCYTIKVRGSEIPKHMLADVAIGATEDYMGDEDEGYQV, encoded by the exons atgatgtcTCAAGGAAAag CTGGTAGAAGAACTCGTGGTCATcattgtaataaaaacaaagtcAATGTTGGagataaaggaagagaaattttGGAAAGTATAGATGAGAATAATTTGGTTATACAACAGTTTCGAATATATTCCAATGAATTAGATACAAAACATGATAAATTTGAGAAACTTGTTAAACTTAGTCGAGATATTACaatagaaagtaaaagaataatattcctTTTGCATACCCTTGACAAAGAAAGTAAACGAGACTCCGTACTTGGAGAAGCTAAGCAAAGACTCGATAATATGGGGAAAACTCTCTTTAAAAGCATTGCGTATGAGTTAGATGGTCaagatatttatcaatatcttAAAGCTTATAGAGTTGGACTTGAAGAATATATAGAAGCAGTTACATTCTTTCAATATTTACAATCTGGTTCTATGCAAGACTGGATTGAGTTAGAAAAGTCATTGATTTATCCCGATTCAAATAAATCTAAATCCACTTTACAGAATTGTGAGTTGCCGACAAAAATGACACGAATAGTAATCACTCCGAACGAATATATCATGGGTATAGCAGATTTGACCGGAGAACTTATGCGAAAATGCATTAATAATTTAGCAACAGGAGATATAGCCAGTTGTTatcaaatttgtaattttgttaGAAATATGCATAAGGGATTTCTAGGATGTacaagtatttttaataaagatatgagTAAAAAGCTTTATACGTTAAAACAAAGTTTAACTAAAATGGAAAATGTATGCTATACAATAAAAGTAAGAGGATCTGAAATACCTAAACATATGTTGGCAGATGTTGCCATTGGAGCTACAGAGGATTATATGGGTGATGAAGATGAAGGATATCAGGTCTAA